In Solea senegalensis isolate Sse05_10M linkage group LG6, IFAPA_SoseM_1, whole genome shotgun sequence, one genomic interval encodes:
- the gemin6 gene encoding gem-associated protein 6 isoform X1, with protein MQDAWSHLGPLQWIRFVNKQIKVTAGKDEERRGWLVTVDPVSASLVLVDFREDGKMSVDMVMGHAVEEVQVLQEADSETLDRLQNSLILPKTCSLDAEELRRRRAFLQTWIQKNRIPVEEEGEELRVAGVLTIRAPYRPDDCCSSNQIILDRIQKLIQNLN; from the exons ATGCAGGACGCCTGGTCTCACTTAGGTCCGCTGCAGTGGATTCGTTTcgtcaacaaacaaataaaagtgacgGCGGGAAAAGATGAGGAGCGCCGCGGCTGGCTCGTGACCGTGGACCCGGTGTCCGCGAG TCTGGTTCTTGTGGACTTCAGGGAGGACGGGAAAATGTCAGTGGACATGGTGATGGGTCACGCCGTGGAGGAGGTGCAGGTCTTGCAGGAGGCTGATAGTGAGACCTTAGACCGCCTCCAGAACTCCTTAATCCTCCCAAAGACCTGCAGCCTGGATGCtgaggagctgaggaggagaagggcgTTCCTCCAGACCTGGATCCAGAAGAACCGAATcccagtggaggaggagggggaggagctgagGGTGGCAGGGGTCCTGACCATCAGGGCCCCGTACAGACCAGATGATTGCTGTAGCTCTAACCAGATCATTCTGGACCGCATCCAAAAACTGATCCAGAATCTGAATTAG
- the gemin6 gene encoding gem-associated protein 6 isoform X2 — protein sequence MQDAWSHLGPLQWIRFVNKQIKVTAGKDEERRGWLVTVDPVSAREDGKMSVDMVMGHAVEEVQVLQEADSETLDRLQNSLILPKTCSLDAEELRRRRAFLQTWIQKNRIPVEEEGEELRVAGVLTIRAPYRPDDCCSSNQIILDRIQKLIQNLN from the exons ATGCAGGACGCCTGGTCTCACTTAGGTCCGCTGCAGTGGATTCGTTTcgtcaacaaacaaataaaagtgacgGCGGGAAAAGATGAGGAGCGCCGCGGCTGGCTCGTGACCGTGGACCCGGTGTCCGCGAG GGAGGACGGGAAAATGTCAGTGGACATGGTGATGGGTCACGCCGTGGAGGAGGTGCAGGTCTTGCAGGAGGCTGATAGTGAGACCTTAGACCGCCTCCAGAACTCCTTAATCCTCCCAAAGACCTGCAGCCTGGATGCtgaggagctgaggaggagaagggcgTTCCTCCAGACCTGGATCCAGAAGAACCGAATcccagtggaggaggagggggaggagctgagGGTGGCAGGGGTCCTGACCATCAGGGCCCCGTACAGACCAGATGATTGCTGTAGCTCTAACCAGATCATTCTGGACCGCATCCAAAAACTGATCCAGAATCTGAATTAG
- the tmem178 gene encoding transmembrane protein 178A, translated as MLSNGHSDTKQAKNSAGTCSGTGCRSVHVPTMERARPVTVTVSAVSLALSVTSLLLLVTAISTDHWYETDTRRHKDNCDRHGSDSNDQKNREMPIYHLPLVDTGGGGGGGGGGGGGGGGGGGGGGARHRDVALMKPVHVGSREEELLENWRAILGMGILESECGRPLFSTHSGLWRKCYFTDMDPDIDKLIDRGIADRCTAVKYHFSQPIRLRNIPLNLTRTIQQDEWHLLHLRRITAGFLGMAAAVLLCGSIVASVGFFWEESLTQHVSGLLFLMAGIFCTISLCTYAASVTYDLSRKPPFIYGLPADVDHGYGWSICCAWASLGLTVASGCLGTTFPFLSRAGALRSKTARESSV; from the exons ATGCTCAGTAACGGACACAGCGACACAAAGCAGGCCAAGAACAGCGCCGGGACCTGCTCCGGGACCGGGTGCCGTTCGGTCCATGTTCCGACCATGGAACGAGCCCGGCCGGTGACGGTGACGGTGTCCGCGGTGAGCCTCGCGCTCAGCGTCACGTCGCTACTGCTGCTGGTCACCGCCATCTCCACCGATCACTGGTATGAGACCGACACCCGCCGACACAAGGACAACTGCGACCGGCACGGTTCCGACTCCAACGACCAGAAGAACCGCGAGATGCCCATCTACCACCTGCCGCTGGTGGACACTGGAGGCggcggcggaggaggaggaggcggcggcggcggtggtggagGTGGCGGAGGCGGCGGTGGGGCCCGGCACCGGGACGTAGCGCTGATGAAGCCCGTTCATGTgggaagcagagaggaggagctgctggaaaACTGGAGAGCCATTCTGGGAATGGGAATTCTGGAGAGCGAGTGTGGAAGGCCACTGTTTTCCACGCACTCCGGTCTGTGGAGGAAATGTTACTTCACCGATATGGACCCCGATATCGATAAACTCATCGACCGAG GTATCGCTGACCGCTGCACAGCTGTCAAGTATCACttctctcagccaatcagattaAGGAACATCCCACTGAACCTCACGAGGACGATTCAGCAGGACGAGTGGCACCTGCTgc accTGCGCCGCATCACTGCAGGTTTCCTGGGAATGGCAGCCGCCGTCCTGTTGTGTGGCAGCATTGTGGCGTCGGTCGGGTTCTTCTGGGAAGAGAGTCTGACTCAGCACGTGTCCGGTCTGCTCTTCCTCATGGCAG GAATCTTTTGCACCATCTCTTTGTGCACATACGCAGCCAGTGTGACCTACGACCTCTCCAGGAAACCACCATTTATCTACGGTCTGCCGGCGGACGTGGACCACGGTTATGGCTGGTCCATCTGCTGTGCCTGGGCCAGTCTGGGTCTGACCGTGGCGTCCGGCTGCCTTGGGACCACGTTTCCGTTTCTGAGTCGTGCCGGAGCGCTGCGGTCCAAGACCGCCCGCGAGTCATCCGTTTGA